The Leclercia sp. S52 genome has a segment encoding these proteins:
- the secG gene encoding preprotein translocase subunit SecG gives MYEALLVVFLIVAIALVALIMLQQGKGADMGASFGAGASGTLFGSSGSGNFMTRATAILATLFFIISLALGNINSNKTSKGSEWENLSAPAKSEQTQPAAPAKPTSDIPQ, from the coding sequence ATGTACGAAGCTCTTTTGGTAGTTTTCCTTATTGTAGCCATCGCTCTGGTAGCGTTGATCATGCTGCAGCAAGGTAAAGGCGCTGATATGGGGGCCTCTTTTGGAGCAGGCGCTTCTGGTACGCTGTTCGGTTCAAGTGGTTCTGGTAACTTCATGACCCGCGCAACGGCGATTCTGGCAACGCTGTTTTTCATCATCAGTCTGGCGCTTGGCAATATCAATAGCAACAAGACCAGTAAAGGAAGCGAGTGGGAAAATCTGAGCGCACCGGCGAAATCCGAGCAAACTCAGCCAGCTGCACCGGCTAAGCCGACCAGCGATATCCCGCAGTAA